A region from the Thermoplasmatales archaeon genome encodes:
- a CDS encoding Transposase, with translation MKRLEINNAKELSVAIRNEISRSEESRYDHRLHGILLVSEGMSCYDAGNIFGEDPRTVERWVKRFNEKGFNGLREGVRSGRHSRLTPQQMEQIGVDLRKNPGEFGYEQNLWDGKLLMHHIWEKFHVRIGVRTCQIIFHRLEFRRRKPRGVIAKGVPDEQDAFKKTL, from the coding sequence ATGAAACGGCTTGAAATAAACAATGCAAAGGAGTTGTCTGTGGCTATACGGAATGAGATATCACGCTCAGAGGAATCGAGATATGATCACCGACTGCACGGCATTCTGCTTGTAAGTGAGGGAATGAGCTGCTACGATGCCGGAAATATATTCGGAGAAGATCCCAGAACAGTGGAGAGATGGGTCAAGAGATTCAACGAGAAAGGTTTCAACGGTCTCAGGGAAGGAGTGAGATCCGGAAGGCATTCAAGACTTACACCCCAGCAAATGGAACAGATAGGTGTTGATCTGAGAAAGAATCCGGGAGAATTCGGATATGAACAGAACCTCTGGGACGGGAAACTTCTCATGCACCACATATGGGAGAAGTTTCATGTGAGAATCGGTGTAAGGACATGCCAGATCATATTTCACAGGCTTGAATTCAGGAGGAGAAAACCAAGGGGTGTCATAGCCAAAGGTGTTCCTGATGAACAGGACGCTTTTAAAAAAACTCTCTGA
- a CDS encoding Archaeal TRASH domain protein, whose protein sequence is MTRINLTQNESKVLRALVEDSRLTVNEIAGITNLNRNTVRSAIKSLISNKVITQFTVSILHPDGEKLVLLELDNLEQVPEGDRIEVLELANGRYVVLSTLDSLQRNIKYISVNIVSKWQSFNNISTSVRTYCDYCGKEIREGILIVKHKNHEYYACCKNCKNDLEKKLARADDWHPPPTI, encoded by the coding sequence ATGACGAGAATCAACTTGACGCAAAACGAGTCAAAAGTACTACGAGCACTGGTTGAAGACTCGAGATTGACAGTAAATGAAATAGCGGGAATTACCAACCTTAATCGCAATACCGTACGGTCCGCTATAAAATCGTTGATATCTAACAAGGTTATTACGCAATTTACTGTCAGCATTTTACACCCGGATGGCGAAAAATTGGTTCTGCTGGAATTAGACAACCTGGAACAGGTACCCGAAGGAGACAGGATAGAAGTTCTTGAACTTGCCAATGGCAGATACGTTGTTCTGTCCACCCTGGATTCACTCCAAAGGAATATCAAGTATATCAGTGTGAATATAGTGAGCAAATGGCAGAGTTTTAACAACATATCGACCAGTGTTAGAACTTATTGCGACTACTGTGGCAAAGAAATAAGAGAAGGTATACTGATTGTAAAGCACAAAAACCACGAATACTATGCCTGTTGCAAAAACTGTAAGAATGATTTGGAAAAGAAACTGGCAAGAGCAGACGACTGGCATCCTCCACCAACGATTTGA
- a CDS encoding Transposase, with product MSEITDRKELKRSLGKSESLVKFTKSDAMLNEKHIGVLKKLAGRFLIVTNTDLNDKEAVSAYKEQWTIERSFRTIKSFLEIRPVYHWKVDRIKSHVFVCELSLLLSRLIEEG from the coding sequence ATGTCAGAAATCACGGATCGGAAAGAACTGAAAAGGTCTCTGGGGAAATCGGAATCACTGGTGAAATTCACAAAGAGCGATGCAATGCTGAACGAAAAACACATAGGGGTACTTAAGAAGCTTGCAGGAAGGTTCCTCATTGTCACCAATACCGATCTTAATGATAAGGAGGCGGTGTCAGCATACAAGGAGCAGTGGACCATAGAGAGATCGTTCCGGACGATAAAATCATTCCTTGAGATCCGTCCCGTATATCACTGGAAAGTAGATCGGATCAAGTCTCATGTGTTTGTCTGTGAGCTGTCGCTATTGCTTTCAAGACTTATAGAGGAGGGATGA
- the cysO_1 gene encoding Cystathionine beta-synthase, translating to MKIYNNVLETIGNTPLVKINRINDGDNNILAKLEFFNPGGSIKDRMALYMLDKAEKEGKLKETIVENSSGNTGAALSMISAIRSYRCIVTIPNKMSQEKIDLMKAFGAEVLITKTDVPYNSPESYYSVARNKAKELNAFYPNQYDNPDNTEAHYRMTGPEIWEQTDGEIDVLVAGIGTGGTISGVGRYLKEKNPDVKIIGVDPEGSVFYDYFKTKTIPVPHTYKVEGIGEDYLVKAVDFSVIDDIIQVNDRNSFLMARRLAREEGILGGGSSGSAMWAAMEYSKRVEKKNMVVIFPDSGFRYLSKFYSDDWMMKNGFLEG from the coding sequence ATGAAAATTTATAATAACGTTCTGGAAACAATAGGTAATACGCCGTTAGTAAAGATAAATAGGATCAACGATGGTGATAATAATATACTTGCCAAACTCGAATTTTTCAATCCTGGAGGCAGTATTAAGGATAGAATGGCACTATATATGCTGGATAAAGCGGAAAAAGAGGGAAAATTAAAAGAGACAATTGTGGAAAACTCTTCTGGAAACACAGGGGCAGCTCTATCCATGATTTCAGCAATCAGATCATACCGATGCATAGTAACAATTCCTAACAAGATGAGCCAAGAAAAAATAGACCTGATGAAAGCGTTTGGAGCAGAAGTCCTGATTACTAAAACGGATGTTCCTTATAACTCTCCTGAAAGTTATTACAGTGTTGCCCGAAACAAAGCCAAGGAACTTAATGCCTTCTATCCAAACCAATATGATAATCCTGACAACACAGAAGCCCATTACAGGATGACCGGTCCAGAGATATGGGAACAAACAGACGGCGAAATAGACGTGTTGGTTGCCGGCATAGGTACGGGAGGGACTATCTCAGGGGTTGGTAGATACCTGAAGGAGAAGAATCCAGACGTAAAGATAATAGGGGTTGACCCAGAGGGGTCGGTCTTTTATGATTATTTTAAAACAAAGACTATCCCCGTTCCCCATACCTACAAAGTTGAAGGAATAGGGGAAGATTACCTTGTCAAGGCTGTAGATTTCTCGGTGATAGATGATATAATACAAGTGAACGATAGAAACTCCTTCCTGATGGCAAGGAGATTGGCGCGTGAGGAAGGCATCCTGGGAGGAGGGTCTTCAGGTTCGGCCATGTGGGCGGCCATGGAATATTCGAAAAGAGTGGAAAAAAAGAACATGGTTGTAATATTCCCCGATTCTGGATTCAGATACTTGAGCAAGTTTTATAGCGATGACTGGATGATGAAGAATGGTTTTTTGGAGGGATAA
- a CDS encoding ZIP Zinc transporter, translating into MVTILVVLLLSAIMGLSIFITLPFIVGRRISSIKARFLGAVAVGILIFLIADVFTDSASIMYNNTLAGYGTNGFYDAVFSLSLIAGFIVLYFAENHSKNSASPYMLSLFIAMGIGFQNLTEGLVFGASYNSIGLVGITLVILVGFILQNITEGFPIASPFLGKTGQKMFPMALLFLVGGLPTIIGGGVGYFFSSTVLNLVFDGLAIGAMLYVILPILRSLMKDSDGLAMKMIYMGTFLGFVLGFLVNLI; encoded by the coding sequence ATGGTAACAATTCTGGTAGTATTACTCCTTTCCGCTATAATGGGGCTTTCGATTTTTATAACACTGCCGTTCATAGTTGGCAGGCGCATAAGTAGCATTAAGGCAAGGTTCCTTGGTGCTGTTGCAGTTGGAATTCTCATATTCCTGATTGCTGATGTGTTCACGGACTCTGCAAGCATTATGTATAATAACACCCTTGCGGGTTACGGGACCAATGGTTTTTACGATGCAGTATTCTCTCTTTCGCTGATTGCAGGTTTCATAGTTCTCTATTTTGCGGAGAACCATTCAAAGAACTCTGCATCTCCCTACATGCTGTCGCTCTTCATTGCGATGGGTATTGGATTCCAGAACCTTACCGAAGGGCTTGTGTTTGGGGCATCCTACAATTCAATAGGGCTGGTGGGAATCACACTTGTTATACTTGTTGGCTTCATTCTGCAGAACATTACGGAGGGTTTCCCTATAGCATCACCATTCCTCGGGAAGACTGGGCAGAAAATGTTTCCAATGGCTCTGTTGTTTCTTGTCGGGGGCCTTCCAACCATAATAGGTGGAGGAGTTGGGTATTTCTTTTCATCTACGGTTCTCAATCTGGTATTTGATGGGCTTGCCATTGGAGCCATGCTGTACGTCATCCTCCCAATCCTGAGAAGCCTGATGAAAGACTCAGACGGGTTGGCAATGAAGATGATATATATGGGCACGTTCCTTGGGTTTGTACTGGGGTTCCTCGTTAACCTGATCTAG
- the copA_3 gene encoding putative copper-exporting P-type ATPase A has protein sequence MLLIQLRFKGATGMARDPVCGMYVDETTATIKSFKYGKNYYFCSESCKDQFEQPEKELKKLKRLLTLSWILTIPVILFTYIVHFKEWPYVTLILASVVQFYPGLRFYKGTIDAFKNRAGNMDSLIAIGTSAAWAYSAGVVLFPTLFPSTGIYFDTSTAIVSLILTGTLMEHLTKTRASEALSKLVALLPKTAHLVKNGDIVEVRAEDVKVNDVLLVKPGEGIPTDSKIVEGFTSIDESMITGESLPVDKNIGDRVIGGTLNQSGAIRIVAEKVGEDTALSEIVETVRNANSAKVPIQRLADRVSSYFVPAVVLVGILSFLYWYYIGNIGLTFSLLVFVSVLIIACPCALGIATPAALMVASGKAAENGILVKGGEYLEVASKIDTVAFDKTGTITKGQLEVTDIIELTAVSKKEILKYAAAAEANSEHPVGKAVIKRAKEDHIEVQFPKEFNYIPGKGISSKLDKGILIGNRDLLSDNGIATAGFEDSIKNMEADGKTVLILSLDSKVVGLIALADTVKEDSTKAIQALDKIHIETWMISGDNETTARAIGRKVGITNIVANVKPGQKLEKIEELQKIGKKVAMVGDGINDAPSLAKADLGIAIGSGTDIAKETGGMVLMKNKLYDVYVGLKIGKMTIRKIKQNLMWAFLYNIVLIPIAAGALIPLLGAEIYNTLPFLAAFAMAFSSTTVLLNSLLLKRFRP, from the coding sequence ATGCTGCTGATCCAACTCCGATTTAAAGGGGCAACCGGAATGGCTAGAGATCCAGTTTGTGGAATGTACGTCGACGAAACGACAGCAACAATTAAGAGCTTCAAGTATGGGAAGAACTACTACTTTTGCAGCGAGTCCTGCAAAGACCAGTTTGAACAACCAGAGAAGGAACTAAAGAAATTGAAGCGGCTTCTTACTCTATCTTGGATCCTGACCATACCGGTCATTTTGTTTACTTATATCGTTCACTTTAAAGAATGGCCTTATGTCACTTTGATCCTGGCCTCGGTAGTGCAATTCTATCCAGGGTTAAGGTTCTACAAGGGAACAATCGATGCCTTTAAGAATAGAGCAGGAAACATGGACTCTCTAATCGCCATCGGTACATCTGCCGCATGGGCATACAGTGCGGGAGTGGTCCTTTTCCCCACCTTATTTCCTTCCACGGGGATTTACTTCGATACCTCTACGGCCATAGTATCCCTGATTCTAACCGGAACTCTGATGGAACACCTGACGAAGACCAGAGCATCAGAAGCTCTTAGTAAACTCGTAGCGCTTCTTCCCAAAACTGCTCACCTCGTCAAGAACGGTGATATAGTGGAGGTCAGGGCTGAAGATGTAAAGGTAAATGATGTACTTCTCGTCAAACCAGGGGAAGGCATACCGACCGATTCCAAAATTGTAGAAGGGTTCACCTCTATTGACGAATCGATGATAACTGGGGAGAGTCTACCGGTTGACAAGAACATTGGAGATAGAGTCATCGGTGGGACCTTAAACCAGTCTGGCGCAATTAGAATAGTAGCAGAAAAAGTGGGTGAAGACACCGCTCTCTCCGAAATCGTCGAAACGGTGAGGAATGCAAACTCTGCCAAGGTTCCTATCCAGAGACTTGCCGACAGGGTTTCGTCCTATTTCGTTCCTGCCGTTGTCTTGGTGGGAATTCTATCCTTCTTGTACTGGTATTATATCGGTAACATAGGACTGACTTTCTCACTGCTAGTTTTTGTTTCAGTCCTTATAATAGCCTGTCCGTGTGCACTTGGGATTGCCACACCAGCGGCTCTGATGGTAGCATCAGGAAAAGCTGCGGAGAATGGAATTCTGGTCAAGGGAGGTGAATACCTCGAAGTTGCGAGCAAGATCGACACGGTCGCATTCGATAAAACGGGAACAATCACTAAGGGACAGCTGGAGGTCACCGATATCATTGAACTCACAGCCGTAAGCAAGAAAGAAATTCTCAAATATGCGGCAGCAGCTGAGGCCAACTCTGAACACCCTGTGGGCAAAGCGGTGATAAAGAGGGCAAAGGAAGATCATATCGAAGTTCAGTTCCCAAAAGAATTCAATTACATACCTGGCAAGGGAATTTCGAGCAAGTTAGACAAGGGAATACTTATTGGAAACAGAGACTTGCTCTCAGATAATGGTATTGCGACAGCCGGCTTCGAAGATTCAATAAAGAACATGGAAGCGGATGGAAAGACTGTCCTGATCCTCTCATTAGATTCAAAGGTGGTGGGGTTGATTGCCCTTGCTGATACAGTCAAGGAAGATAGCACAAAAGCCATCCAGGCGCTAGACAAGATTCATATTGAGACTTGGATGATAAGCGGAGACAACGAGACCACAGCCAGGGCAATAGGCAGAAAAGTGGGGATCACAAACATAGTTGCAAACGTTAAACCGGGTCAAAAGTTGGAGAAAATTGAGGAACTCCAGAAGATCGGTAAGAAAGTGGCAATGGTTGGCGATGGTATCAATGATGCACCTTCGCTTGCCAAGGCAGATCTGGGAATAGCAATTGGAAGCGGCACGGACATCGCCAAGGAAACCGGAGGAATGGTACTGATGAAAAACAAACTTTACGATGTCTATGTTGGGCTCAAGATTGGGAAAATGACAATCAGGAAGATCAAACAGAACCTAATGTGGGCGTTTTTATACAACATCGTACTTATCCCTATCGCGGCTGGAGCACTGATTCCGCTGCTCGGAGCCGAAATATACAACACTCTGCCTTTTCTGGCAGCTTTCGCCATGGCATTTAGCTCAACCACCGTTTTACTGAACTCTCTTCTCCTCAAGAGGTTTAGACCATGA
- a CDS encoding rusticyanin has translation MNKYRATGLVSVLFLIAVVIFSAIYFSGGFGNPGRQNSGYLTESQLVAINVTSSGVYVSQANSTIFINGTTDLPILMGPMNAPNMYSFEIRGIINPTLVIKPGSEVHFTVINVDTDSYHNFVLSHFGPPYGIMGSMMGGNGFLNSMQYLPPVHSGNYAYLNFSYTFSDSGTYWYLCNYPGHAENGMYGKIVVS, from the coding sequence TTGAATAAGTATAGAGCAACCGGGTTGGTGTCAGTGCTATTCCTTATTGCCGTAGTCATATTTTCAGCAATTTACTTCTCAGGAGGATTTGGAAATCCAGGACGCCAAAACAGTGGTTATCTGACTGAATCGCAGTTGGTGGCGATAAATGTAACTTCTTCTGGAGTATATGTTTCCCAGGCAAACTCAACAATCTTCATCAACGGAACCACTGATCTGCCCATATTGATGGGCCCCATGAACGCACCAAACATGTACAGTTTTGAGATTCGTGGCATAATAAACCCTACACTCGTGATAAAGCCGGGATCGGAAGTGCATTTCACCGTGATAAATGTCGATACGGATTCCTATCATAATTTCGTCCTGAGCCATTTTGGCCCACCTTATGGTATCATGGGCAGCATGATGGGAGGGAACGGCTTCTTGAATTCGATGCAGTATCTTCCTCCTGTGCACTCAGGTAATTATGCATACCTGAACTTCAGCTATACCTTTTCAGATTCTGGAACTTACTGGTATCTGTGCAACTACCCGGGACATGCTGAGAACGGAATGTATGGAAAAATTGTGGTTTCCTGA
- a CDS encoding YHS domain protein, which yields MFGKKNLEKDVVCGMMVDTKTAISEEHMGKKFYFCSNDCKKQFDADPHKYASESMGHTHSSGCC from the coding sequence ATGTTTGGTAAGAAAAACTTGGAAAAGGATGTGGTGTGTGGAATGATGGTAGATACTAAAACTGCCATCAGCGAAGAGCATATGGGAAAGAAATTCTATTTTTGTAGCAATGACTGCAAGAAACAGTTTGACGCGGATCCGCACAAATATGCATCTGAATCGATGGGACATACACACAGCAGCGGATGCTGCTGA
- a CDS encoding HEPN domain protein: MGGELDTGDLFNRTIQHRVIISTLNSLIVTAIDEYELMKSRSLEFLDTANYQFGKEFYTVAAFSFHQALELFVKSKLLQRGVAYPHTHSLKTLLEIMTEVSDDKCSELTRTVLDKYILEIALLEDAYITSRYVSRTFSKSEVLKLQKVTEEVLSTLGINC, from the coding sequence ATGGGAGGAGAACTAGATACTGGGGACTTGTTCAACAGAACAATCCAACACAGAGTTATTATATCAACCCTAAATTCACTTATAGTGACTGCGATTGACGAATATGAGTTAATGAAATCCAGATCTTTAGAATTTCTGGATACTGCGAATTACCAGTTTGGGAAAGAATTTTACACAGTAGCGGCTTTCAGCTTTCATCAGGCTCTTGAGCTTTTTGTCAAGAGCAAATTACTGCAACGTGGAGTTGCGTACCCTCATACGCATTCACTGAAGACTCTTCTTGAGATAATGACAGAGGTGTCAGATGACAAATGTTCGGAACTTACTAGGACTGTCCTTGACAAATATATTCTTGAAATTGCTCTTCTGGAAGATGCGTATATCACTTCCAGATATGTTTCCAGAACTTTCTCTAAAAGTGAGGTGCTCAAGCTGCAGAAAGTAACAGAGGAGGTGTTAAGTACTCTTGGAATCAATTGCTAA
- a CDS encoding Nucleotidyltransferase domain protein: MESIAKRAIRRKWVFENLQYHLKGIKAVALKLDESAKVFIFGSVAKSGYLLSSDIDILIITDIAPEVVISSLWKEGFSDPFEFHVRNKQFAALYRKEYGLTEV, from the coding sequence TTGGAATCAATTGCTAAACGAGCAATAAGAAGGAAATGGGTGTTTGAGAACCTTCAGTATCATCTCAAAGGCATCAAAGCAGTTGCTCTCAAACTGGACGAGTCAGCAAAAGTATTCATATTTGGATCTGTAGCAAAGAGTGGGTATTTGCTTTCGAGTGACATAGATATTCTAATAATAACTGACATAGCACCTGAGGTGGTCATCAGTTCCCTCTGGAAAGAGGGTTTCTCCGATCCATTCGAATTCCATGTCAGAAACAAGCAATTCGCAGCACTGTACAGAAAGGAATATGGATTAACAGAGGTCTGA
- a CDS encoding pyruvate dehydrogenase produces the protein MSGKVANTVIDTLVALGIERIYGIPGDSLNPLMDAIRQNPGIKFIQARHEEGAALEAAFESKFTGKVTVCVGTSGPGSIHLLNGLYDAKMEGVPVIALTGQVETDLIGSDYFQEINTNRLFDDVSIFNERIVNPENAGKIVLRAYREALYKRGVAHINLPVDVLRLPAPKSANVSPEMFPSVDFFPDLTTARNAINKSKKPVLFIGRGCTGLEKELYSLSDSIGAPIVYALNGKGIVDDYDPRVMGSIGLLGTKPSVDAFRDSDLLVMIGTSFPYVQFIPEGVKKIQVDIDPNRLGKRVPVNISLVCTAKYFLDNIKPDIKKAKFYSDLESAKEKWIKDQVAIESKKSDPILPESVAAEISKKAASDAVIIGDTGNVTVWTVRNFRTNAGRRFIYSSWLGSMGVGIPGAVGVSFATDRQVIALVGDGSFAMTMMELITAAKYERPIKIVVFNNSKLGMIKFEEEVMGYPDFGVDLYPQNFAAIASAIGIKGIRVEKYADLPGSVSDFLSTSGPAVLDVVVSSDERPMPPKLQFSQVKGYVTSILRENLSFLD, from the coding sequence ATGAGTGGAAAGGTAGCTAATACAGTTATAGATACCCTGGTAGCCCTGGGAATTGAAAGGATATACGGCATTCCGGGAGATTCACTGAATCCGTTGATGGATGCAATTAGACAGAACCCCGGGATCAAATTCATACAGGCAAGGCACGAGGAAGGTGCAGCGCTTGAAGCTGCATTCGAGTCAAAATTTACTGGCAAGGTCACGGTGTGTGTCGGCACATCAGGACCTGGGTCAATTCATCTGCTTAATGGGCTGTACGATGCAAAAATGGAGGGAGTCCCCGTCATTGCACTTACAGGCCAGGTAGAGACTGACCTAATAGGTAGTGACTACTTCCAGGAGATCAATACTAACCGACTATTTGATGATGTCTCAATTTTCAACGAAAGAATAGTGAACCCTGAAAATGCAGGTAAAATCGTTTTGAGGGCATACAGGGAGGCGCTTTACAAGAGAGGAGTTGCCCACATTAACCTGCCGGTGGATGTGCTAAGACTCCCGGCGCCTAAGTCAGCGAATGTTTCCCCAGAAATGTTTCCTAGCGTGGATTTTTTCCCAGACCTCACGACGGCAAGAAATGCCATAAATAAATCCAAGAAGCCTGTATTGTTTATTGGGAGAGGCTGTACAGGCCTTGAGAAAGAACTTTACTCTCTTTCCGATAGCATCGGAGCCCCAATAGTCTATGCGCTCAATGGAAAGGGGATAGTCGATGATTATGACCCACGGGTCATGGGAAGCATTGGGCTTCTTGGTACGAAACCCTCCGTTGATGCCTTCAGGGATTCTGATCTTCTTGTAATGATTGGTACATCTTTCCCGTATGTGCAATTCATACCTGAGGGGGTGAAGAAGATCCAGGTGGACATCGATCCGAACAGGCTAGGTAAGCGTGTTCCGGTCAATATTTCTCTTGTTTGTACGGCAAAATATTTTCTCGACAATATCAAGCCTGACATAAAAAAGGCAAAATTCTATTCTGACCTGGAATCAGCTAAAGAAAAGTGGATAAAGGATCAGGTTGCGATAGAGAGCAAGAAATCAGATCCGATCCTGCCTGAGTCAGTAGCTGCAGAGATATCAAAAAAGGCAGCCAGCGATGCGGTAATCATTGGTGACACGGGAAACGTTACTGTGTGGACAGTAAGGAATTTCAGGACAAATGCGGGTAGAAGGTTCATCTATTCCTCATGGCTCGGGAGCATGGGGGTTGGAATACCGGGTGCGGTAGGAGTATCCTTTGCAACCGACAGGCAGGTTATAGCCCTCGTAGGGGACGGAAGCTTTGCGATGACCATGATGGAACTGATAACTGCTGCAAAGTACGAGAGGCCAATAAAGATAGTAGTTTTTAACAACTCGAAGCTCGGAATGATCAAGTTTGAGGAGGAAGTCATGGGATACCCGGATTTTGGCGTCGATCTGTATCCTCAGAATTTTGCGGCCATAGCCAGTGCGATTGGGATCAAAGGGATCAGGGTGGAAAAATATGCAGACCTGCCCGGATCAGTATCTGATTTCCTTTCAACCAGCGGGCCTGCTGTGCTTGATGTGGTAGTTAGCTCAGATGAAAGGCCCATGCCGCCGAAGCTGCAATTCTCACAGGTGAAGGGTTATGTCACCTCAATACTGCGCGAGAACCTGAGTTTCCTAGATTAG
- a CDS encoding putative aspartate aminotransferase 2: MRFSTGSIHKGEEVDLLNSAGDVIKPIHLSTTFAREFAESPTHGYEYTRTGNPTRAALESKIAFLENAKHGLAFSSGLAAETSLLLSLLKKGDHILASDDLYGGTRRIFENVLSKFGVSYGSVDFTALDNLKSVPSGTKLFWIETPSNPLLKIIDIEGVARIAHENGSLLVCDNTFATPYFQNPLKLGSDIILHSTTKYINGHSDSLGGAIAVSNDEIYNKLKYNQNAVGAVLSPFDSYLTMRGIKTLSVRMREHERNASAIVEFLSRRKEVDKIYYPGLKSHKNHDIAKKQMRGYGGIVSFSLNLTASQVRQFLKNLKYISLGESLGGVESLIEIPSLMTHAGIPKEIREGMGITDNLVRLSTGIEDVEDLIDDIDHALGKV, from the coding sequence ATGAGATTCTCCACGGGATCAATCCATAAGGGGGAGGAAGTCGATCTTTTAAACTCAGCAGGCGATGTTATTAAACCCATACATCTTTCCACAACCTTTGCACGGGAGTTTGCGGAATCTCCAACCCATGGATACGAGTACACAAGGACGGGAAATCCAACCCGTGCGGCTCTCGAAAGTAAAATCGCCTTTCTGGAAAATGCGAAGCATGGACTGGCGTTTTCATCAGGATTAGCAGCTGAAACTTCGCTTCTCCTGAGCCTTCTAAAAAAAGGAGACCATATACTTGCATCTGATGATTTGTACGGCGGCACTAGACGGATTTTTGAGAATGTCCTGAGTAAATTTGGGGTAAGCTATGGCTCGGTTGATTTCACTGCATTAGATAATCTAAAATCTGTACCTAGTGGAACGAAACTTTTCTGGATTGAGACTCCGTCGAACCCATTGCTGAAGATTATAGATATAGAAGGAGTTGCTAGAATTGCCCACGAAAATGGGTCACTCCTTGTATGTGACAATACTTTTGCGACACCATACTTTCAAAATCCATTGAAACTAGGTAGTGATATTATCCTCCACAGCACGACCAAATACATAAACGGCCACAGCGACTCGCTCGGGGGCGCAATTGCTGTTAGTAATGACGAAATCTATAATAAATTGAAATACAATCAAAATGCAGTCGGGGCGGTGTTGAGTCCCTTCGACAGTTACCTGACTATGCGAGGAATTAAAACTCTTTCTGTTCGAATGAGGGAGCATGAGAGAAACGCATCTGCAATAGTAGAGTTTCTTTCCAGAAGAAAGGAAGTAGACAAGATCTACTACCCGGGCCTAAAAAGTCACAAGAATCATGATATTGCAAAGAAACAAATGAGGGGGTATGGTGGAATTGTTTCATTTTCGTTGAACCTGACAGCGTCTCAAGTAAGGCAGTTTTTAAAAAATTTAAAATACATCTCCTTAGGAGAAAGTTTAGGGGGCGTGGAATCTTTGATAGAAATTCCCTCCTTGATGACACATGCCGGAATTCCGAAAGAAATAAGGGAAGGTATGGGAATAACAGACAATCTAGTCAGGCTTTCGACCGGGATAGAGGATGTTGAAGACCTGATTGACGACATAGATCATGCCTTAGGGAAGGTCTAG